A single genomic interval of Flavobacterium sp. N2820 harbors:
- a CDS encoding UDP-3-O-(3-hydroxymyristoyl)glucosamine N-acyltransferase, giving the protein MKFPKTYPLKEIAQIINCNFVGDENFPVQGMNEIHVVEKGDIVFVDHPKYYDKALQSAATIVLINKEVECPEGKALLISDDPFRDFNTLTKHFRPFQSSNSAISDSATIGEGTVIQPNCFIGHNVQIGKNCLIHPNVTIYDNTVIGDNVMIHAGTILGADAFYYKKRPEGFDQLISGGRVVIEDNVGIGALCTIDKGVTGDTTIGAGTKIDNQVHVGHDTVIGKKCLIASQTGIAGCVIIEDEVTLWGQVGTTSGITIGSKAVIMGQTGVTKSIEGGKTYFGTPIEESREKLKQLANVKRIPEIIEKLKQNDK; this is encoded by the coding sequence ATGAAATTTCCAAAAACGTATCCTCTTAAAGAAATAGCACAAATTATCAATTGTAATTTTGTGGGCGACGAAAATTTTCCAGTACAAGGCATGAACGAAATTCATGTGGTTGAAAAAGGTGATATTGTTTTTGTTGACCATCCAAAATATTATGATAAAGCTCTTCAATCGGCTGCTACTATAGTTTTAATTAATAAAGAAGTAGAATGCCCTGAAGGAAAAGCGTTGTTGATTTCTGATGACCCTTTTAGAGATTTCAATACACTTACCAAACATTTCAGACCTTTTCAATCCTCTAATTCAGCTATTTCTGATTCGGCTACAATTGGTGAAGGAACTGTAATTCAACCGAATTGTTTCATTGGACATAATGTTCAAATCGGTAAAAATTGCTTAATTCACCCAAATGTTACTATTTACGATAACACTGTAATAGGTGATAATGTTATGATTCATGCTGGAACTATTTTAGGCGCTGATGCTTTTTATTACAAAAAACGTCCAGAAGGTTTTGATCAATTAATTTCCGGCGGACGAGTAGTTATTGAAGATAATGTTGGTATTGGTGCTTTATGTACAATTGATAAAGGTGTTACTGGCGATACAACTATTGGCGCGGGAACTAAAATTGACAACCAAGTACACGTGGGTCACGATACAGTTATTGGCAAAAAATGTTTAATTGCTTCGCAAACAGGAATTGCAGGTTGTGTAATTATTGAAGATGAAGTAACGCTTTGGGGTCAAGTAGGAACTACAAGTGGTATAACTATTGGTTCAAAAGCTGTAATTATGGGACAAACAGGGGTTACCAAGTCAATTGAAGGCGGTAAAACCTATTTTGGAACACCAATTGAAGAATCGCGTGAGAAATTAAAACAATTGGCTAACGTGAAACGAATTCCTGAAATTATTGAAAAATTAAAACAAAATGACAAATAA
- a CDS encoding thioredoxin family protein, with the protein MKKILIGFIVLISNFGFAQEWQENFDEAKKIASEQDKNIIIVFSGSDWCAPCIKLDKNIWQSEAFKKEANEEWVLVKANFPRKKANELSKEQTEHNRKLAEKYNIEGSFPLVVILDKSGKVLGKMGFKNVTPEEYIKMIHALEKK; encoded by the coding sequence ATGAAAAAGATTTTAATTGGATTTATAGTTTTAATATCAAATTTTGGATTCGCACAAGAATGGCAAGAAAATTTTGATGAAGCAAAAAAAATAGCATCAGAACAAGATAAAAACATAATCATTGTTTTTTCGGGTTCAGATTGGTGTGCTCCATGCATTAAATTGGACAAAAATATTTGGCAATCAGAAGCATTTAAAAAAGAAGCAAATGAAGAATGGGTTTTAGTCAAAGCAAATTTTCCAAGAAAAAAAGCAAATGAATTATCCAAAGAACAAACAGAACACAATAGAAAATTAGCCGAAAAATATAATATTGAAGGTAGTTTTCCATTGGTAGTGATTTTAGATAAAAGTGGAAAAGTATTAGGAAAAATGGGATTCAAAAACGTTACTCCAGAAGAATACATTAAAATGATTCACGCATTAGAGAAAAAATGA
- a CDS encoding bifunctional UDP-3-O-[3-hydroxymyristoyl] N-acetylglucosamine deacetylase/3-hydroxyacyl-ACP dehydratase, which translates to MVKQTTIASEISLTGVGLHTGQEVTMTFKPAPINNGFTFVRVDLEGQPIIEADANYVVNTQRGTNLEKRGVMIQTPEHVLAAVVGCDLDNLIIELNASELPIMDGSSKYFVEAIEKAGIVEQEAERKIYVVKEVITYTDEATGSEITVIPSDNYCVTAMVDFGTKVLGTQNATMKNIAEFKTEIADCRTFSFLHELESLLNNGLIKGGDLNNAIVYVDKEISAETMENLKKAFNKDTISVKENGILDNLTLHYPNEAARHKLLDIVGDLSLIGTKIQGKIIANKPGHFVNTQFAKKLSKLIKLEERNNVPTYDINKEPVMDIHGIMDLLPHRPPFLLVDKILELSETHVVGLKNVTMNEDFFIGHFPGAPVMPGVLQVEAMAQTGGILILSTVPDPENYLTYFMKIDNVKFKNKVLPGDTLFFKCDLISPIRRGICHMQAYAYANGKLVSEAELMAQIVKVK; encoded by the coding sequence ATGGTTAAGCAAACAACCATTGCCAGTGAAATTTCTTTAACTGGAGTTGGACTACACACGGGACAAGAAGTTACAATGACTTTTAAACCAGCACCTATTAATAACGGCTTTACTTTTGTAAGAGTCGATTTAGAAGGCCAACCTATTATTGAAGCCGATGCTAATTATGTAGTTAATACCCAAAGAGGGACTAATTTAGAGAAAAGAGGTGTTATGATTCAAACACCAGAACATGTTTTAGCAGCAGTAGTTGGTTGTGATTTAGATAATCTTATTATTGAACTAAATGCTTCTGAATTACCAATTATGGACGGCTCTTCAAAATATTTTGTTGAAGCTATTGAAAAAGCTGGTATTGTTGAGCAAGAAGCAGAACGAAAAATTTATGTAGTTAAAGAAGTAATTACTTATACAGATGAGGCTACAGGAAGCGAAATTACAGTAATTCCAAGTGATAATTATTGTGTAACTGCTATGGTAGATTTTGGAACTAAAGTGTTAGGTACTCAAAATGCGACTATGAAAAATATCGCTGAGTTTAAAACCGAAATTGCCGATTGTAGAACATTCAGTTTTTTACATGAATTAGAAAGCTTACTTAATAACGGTTTAATCAAAGGTGGAGATTTGAATAATGCAATTGTTTATGTAGATAAAGAAATTTCTGCGGAAACAATGGAAAATTTAAAGAAAGCCTTTAATAAAGATACTATTTCTGTAAAAGAAAATGGAATTTTAGATAACCTTACATTGCATTATCCAAACGAAGCGGCTCGTCATAAATTATTAGACATCGTTGGTGATTTATCTTTGATTGGAACTAAAATTCAAGGAAAAATTATTGCCAATAAACCGGGACATTTTGTAAACACCCAGTTTGCAAAAAAACTTTCTAAATTAATTAAATTGGAAGAACGTAATAATGTTCCTACTTATGATATAAATAAAGAGCCTGTGATGGATATTCATGGTATTATGGATTTATTACCGCACAGACCACCATTTTTATTAGTAGATAAAATTCTAGAACTTTCTGAAACACATGTTGTTGGATTAAAAAATGTAACTATGAACGAAGATTTTTTCATAGGTCATTTTCCAGGAGCACCAGTAATGCCAGGTGTTTTACAAGTCGAAGCAATGGCACAAACAGGAGGAATTTTAATATTGAGCACAGTTCCAGACCCAGAAAATTACTTAACCTATTTCATGAAAATTGATAATGTTAAGTTTAAAAATAAAGTTTTACCAGGCGATACCTTATTCTTTAAGTGCGATTTGATTTCTCCAATTAGAAGAGGGATTTGTCACATGCAAGCTTATGCGTATGCAAATGGTAAATTAGTTTCAGAAGCCGAATTAATGGCTCAAATTGTTAAAGTTAAATAA
- a CDS encoding nuclear transport factor 2 family protein — protein MTNKERIEFLYKEDGIRNTTFLETLLHNDFILEWDSSEGTLLLQKADVIHLANELKQNYIDSFMEISHFIEQENQIVVKYNHKVTTIENPKEFFLIAKIIVIWEFEDHKIKKGYQISKPN, from the coding sequence ATGACAAATAAAGAACGCATTGAGTTTTTGTACAAAGAAGATGGAATAAGAAATACCACTTTTCTTGAGACCCTTTTACACAATGATTTTATTTTAGAATGGGACAGCTCAGAAGGTACATTATTACTTCAAAAAGCTGATGTTATTCATTTAGCTAATGAATTAAAACAAAATTACATTGATTCTTTCATGGAAATTTCACATTTCATTGAACAAGAAAATCAAATTGTAGTAAAGTATAATCATAAAGTTACTACGATTGAAAATCCCAAAGAATTCTTTTTAATTGCTAAAATTATTGTCATTTGGGAATTTGAAGACCATAAAATTAAAAAAGGATACCAAATTAGCAAACCTAATTAA
- the lpxA gene encoding acyl-ACP--UDP-N-acetylglucosamine O-acyltransferase, which produces MNQPLAYVHPGAKIARNVVIDPFTTIHNNVEIGEGTWIGSNVTIMEGARIGKNCNIFPGAVISAVPQDLKFGGEESLAVIGDNTTIRECVTINRGTIASGQTKIGKNCLIMATAHIAHDCHIGDNAIIVNGVALAGHVTVGDYAIIGGLAAVHQFISIGEHAMISGGSLVRKDVPPFSKAAKEPLSYVGINSVGLRRRGFSTEKIREIQDIYRILYQKNYNTTQALSIIEAEMEATPERDDIIQFIRNSSRGIMKGYTGSM; this is translated from the coding sequence ATGAATCAACCGTTAGCATATGTGCATCCAGGTGCCAAAATAGCAAGAAATGTTGTAATTGATCCTTTTACAACAATACATAATAATGTTGAAATTGGTGAAGGAACTTGGATTGGTTCTAATGTTACCATTATGGAAGGTGCGCGAATTGGAAAAAATTGTAACATTTTTCCTGGGGCTGTAATTTCAGCTGTACCTCAAGATTTAAAATTTGGTGGAGAAGAATCCTTGGCTGTTATAGGGGATAATACAACAATTAGAGAATGTGTTACGATCAATAGAGGTACTATCGCTTCAGGCCAAACTAAAATAGGAAAAAACTGTTTAATTATGGCTACAGCTCACATTGCTCACGATTGCCATATTGGTGATAATGCAATTATTGTTAATGGAGTTGCCTTGGCAGGACACGTTACAGTAGGTGATTATGCTATTATTGGAGGTTTAGCGGCTGTACATCAATTCATTTCTATTGGTGAACATGCAATGATTTCTGGAGGAAGTTTAGTTCGTAAAGATGTTCCACCGTTTTCAAAAGCTGCAAAAGAGCCACTTTCTTATGTAGGAATCAACTCTGTTGGACTAAGAAGAAGAGGTTTTTCAACTGAAAAAATTAGAGAAATTCAAGATATTTACAGAATTTTATATCAAAAAAACTATAATACAACTCAGGCATTGAGTATTATTGAAGCCGAAATGGAAGCAACTCCAGAGCGCGATGATATCATTCAATTCATTAGAAATTCTTCTCGTGGAATTATGAAAGGATATACAGGTTCAATGTAA
- the efp gene encoding elongation factor P: MASTSDIRNGLCIKYNNDIYKIIEFLHVKPGKGPAFVRTKLKSLTNGKVLDNTFSAGHKIDEVRVETHTFQYLYAEGDQFHFMNNESFEQITLDKKVLDAPDLLKEGTNVMIQINAETEAPLSVDMPASIVLEVTYAEPGVKGNTATNATKPATVETGATVNVPLFINEGDKIKIDTASGNYMERVKE; encoded by the coding sequence ATGGCAAGTACATCAGATATTAGAAACGGATTATGTATCAAATACAATAACGATATTTATAAAATTATTGAATTTCTTCACGTAAAACCAGGTAAAGGACCAGCTTTCGTAAGAACAAAATTAAAATCGTTAACCAATGGAAAAGTATTAGACAATACATTTTCTGCAGGACATAAAATTGATGAAGTGCGTGTTGAAACACATACATTTCAGTATTTGTATGCTGAAGGAGATCAGTTTCATTTCATGAATAACGAATCATTTGAACAAATTACATTAGATAAAAAAGTATTAGATGCTCCAGATTTATTAAAAGAAGGAACAAATGTAATGATTCAAATTAATGCTGAAACAGAAGCGCCTTTATCAGTTGATATGCCAGCTTCTATTGTTTTAGAAGTTACTTATGCTGAACCAGGTGTAAAAGGGAATACCGCTACAAATGCTACAAAACCAGCTACAGTTGAAACAGGAGCAACCGTAAATGTTCCATTATTTATCAATGAAGGTGATAAAATCAAAATTGATACAGCTTCTGGAAACTACATGGAAAGAGTAAAAGAATAA
- the sucD gene encoding succinate--CoA ligase subunit alpha: protein MSVLVNKDSKIIVQGFTGSEGTFHASQMIEYGTNVVGGVTPGKGGTTHLDRPVFNTVKDAVEKAGADTTIIFVPPAFAADAIMEAADAGIKVIITITEGIPVADMIKANDYIKGRDCRLVGPNCPGVITPGEAKVGIMPGFVFKKGTVGIVSKSGTLTYEAADQVVKQGLGITTAIGIGGDPIIGTTTKEAVELLMNDPETEIIIMIGEIGGQLEADAARWVKADGNRKPVVGFIAGETAPKGRTMGHAGAIVGGADDTAEAKKRIMRENGIHVVDSPAEIGKKVKEVLG from the coding sequence ATGAGCGTTTTAGTTAATAAAGATTCAAAAATAATTGTACAAGGTTTTACAGGTAGCGAAGGAACTTTCCACGCTTCACAAATGATTGAGTACGGAACAAATGTTGTTGGTGGTGTAACTCCAGGAAAAGGAGGAACTACTCATTTAGACAGACCTGTTTTTAATACAGTTAAAGATGCTGTTGAAAAAGCTGGAGCTGATACAACGATTATTTTTGTACCACCAGCATTTGCAGCTGATGCTATTATGGAAGCAGCTGATGCAGGTATTAAAGTTATTATTACTATCACAGAAGGAATTCCGGTTGCTGATATGATTAAAGCAAACGATTATATTAAAGGAAGAGATTGTAGATTAGTTGGACCAAACTGTCCAGGTGTAATTACACCAGGAGAAGCTAAAGTTGGTATTATGCCAGGTTTTGTTTTCAAAAAAGGAACAGTTGGAATTGTATCTAAATCGGGTACTTTAACTTATGAAGCAGCGGATCAAGTTGTAAAACAAGGTTTAGGAATTACAACAGCTATTGGAATTGGTGGAGACCCAATTATTGGAACAACTACTAAAGAAGCAGTAGAATTATTAATGAACGATCCAGAAACTGAAATCATCATCATGATTGGTGAAATCGGTGGTCAATTAGAAGCAGACGCTGCTCGTTGGGTAAAAGCAGACGGAAATCGTAAACCAGTTGTTGGTTTTATCGCGGGTGAAACTGCACCAAAAGGAAGAACAATGGGTCACGCAGGTGCAATTGTTGGTGGTGCGGATGACACAGCAGAAGCGAAAAAACGCATCATGAGAGAAAACGGAATTCACGTGGTTGATTCTCCAGCAGAAATTGGTAAAAAAGTCAAAGAAGTTTTAGGGTAA
- a CDS encoding LTA synthase family protein: protein MQFTSYLSKRYALLLGFSGWFLLFSLILRIVFLIWQLNDVELSVFTLAKILGIGLFYDIGVLSFLFVICTFYILLIPQKWMGSKLDKFIIYSGFGLTLLIFVFTFFAEITFWEEFKCRFNFVAVDYLIYTFEVVQNIHESYPLYVLIPSMLLITGVIFYYFLTKQLFSQTFTAKISFKNRVLPFAVALIITCCYTLFVTNSNAEWSTNRYNNEISKAGIYSFFAELRNNKLDFKTFYTSISDEEAFRIIRNNLQEENARFITNDYSIKRKISDSLDGNAKPNVVFILIESMSGSFMTEFGNQEEITPFLDSIARESIFFKNLYATGNRTVRGMEAVTLSIPPTPGQSIVKRPNNANLYTISNVFKSKNYQCNFFYGGDGYFDNMNAFYGGNGFDIYDRGRGSILSDAIKTTRHNIDDDEVTFENAWGICDEDIYNKMIKVADEYHQKNKPFLNFIMTTSNHRPYTYPKNKIDIPSGTGRNGAVKYSDYALQQMFAKAKNKPWFKNTIFVFVADHCASSAGKDEIDVKNYQIPAIIYGQNTIQPQKVTKLCSQIDVFPTLFGQLHWNYTSNFFGTNVFDKNYKERALIGTYLKLAHKTNANVCILSNQKKNANYKWNSSSNHLLLIPMNKSKQKETIAWYQTADYLYLNNKLK from the coding sequence ATGCAATTTACTTCATATTTATCTAAAAGATATGCTCTTTTACTTGGATTTTCAGGTTGGTTTCTACTGTTTTCATTAATACTCCGAATAGTTTTTTTGATTTGGCAATTAAATGATGTTGAGCTTTCTGTATTTACTTTAGCTAAAATTTTAGGTATAGGATTATTTTATGATATTGGTGTACTGTCTTTTTTGTTTGTGATTTGCACCTTTTATATTTTACTAATTCCACAAAAATGGATGGGTAGTAAACTCGATAAATTCATAATTTACTCTGGTTTTGGGTTAACATTGCTCATTTTTGTTTTTACTTTTTTTGCAGAAATCACATTTTGGGAAGAATTTAAATGCAGATTTAATTTTGTGGCAGTTGATTATTTAATTTACACATTTGAAGTCGTACAAAATATTCACGAATCCTACCCATTATATGTATTAATTCCATCAATGCTTTTGATCACCGGAGTTATTTTTTATTATTTTTTAACGAAACAGTTATTTAGTCAAACCTTTACGGCTAAAATTTCTTTTAAAAATCGTGTATTACCTTTTGCGGTAGCCTTAATTATCACATGTTGCTATACACTTTTCGTTACGAATTCAAACGCAGAATGGTCGACAAATCGGTACAATAACGAAATTTCAAAAGCCGGAATTTACTCTTTCTTTGCAGAATTAAGAAACAATAAATTAGACTTTAAAACATTTTATACTTCAATTTCTGACGAAGAAGCTTTTAGAATTATTAGAAACAACCTACAAGAAGAAAATGCAAGATTCATAACAAATGATTATTCGATAAAACGGAAAATTTCAGATAGTCTCGATGGTAATGCAAAACCAAATGTGGTTTTTATTTTGATTGAAAGCATGAGTGGAAGTTTTATGACTGAATTTGGTAATCAAGAGGAAATCACACCATTTTTAGACAGTATTGCTCGTGAAAGTATATTTTTTAAAAATCTTTATGCAACTGGAAATAGAACCGTTAGAGGTATGGAAGCTGTAACTTTATCAATTCCACCAACACCTGGACAAAGCATTGTTAAAAGACCAAATAATGCAAATTTATACACCATTTCAAATGTATTTAAAAGCAAAAATTATCAATGTAATTTTTTCTATGGCGGCGATGGTTATTTTGATAACATGAATGCCTTTTATGGTGGAAATGGCTTTGATATTTATGATAGAGGCAGAGGTAGTATTTTGAGTGATGCAATTAAAACTACCCGACACAATATTGATGACGACGAAGTAACTTTTGAGAATGCATGGGGTATTTGTGATGAAGATATTTATAATAAAATGATAAAAGTGGCAGATGAATATCATCAAAAAAATAAACCTTTCTTGAATTTTATCATGACTACCTCAAACCATAGACCCTATACTTATCCCAAAAATAAAATTGATATTCCTTCTGGGACAGGTAGAAATGGTGCTGTAAAATATTCAGATTATGCATTGCAACAAATGTTTGCTAAAGCAAAAAACAAACCTTGGTTTAAAAACACCATCTTTGTTTTTGTTGCCGATCATTGTGCAAGTAGTGCCGGAAAAGACGAAATAGATGTCAAAAACTATCAAATTCCTGCAATTATTTATGGACAAAATACAATTCAACCACAAAAAGTCACAAAATTATGTAGTCAAATTGATGTTTTTCCAACACTTTTTGGTCAATTACATTGGAATTATACGTCTAATTTTTTTGGTACAAATGTGTTTGATAAGAACTATAAAGAAAGAGCTTTAATAGGAACTTATCTAAAATTAGCTCACAAAACAAATGCTAATGTTTGTATTTTATCGAATCAGAAAAAGAATGCCAATTATAAATGGAATTCTAGTTCAAATCATTTACTTTTAATACCAATGAATAAATCAAAACAGAAAGAAACAATCGCATGGTATCAAACGGCTGATTATCTGTATTTAAACAACAAATTGAAGTAA
- a CDS encoding FAD:protein FMN transferase: MRIVSLFLFVLITSSSFAQQIFKKKQSLLGSPFEITVVAVDSIQGNQFADLAIAEVKRIENLISDWIPTTQISKVNQNAGIAPVKVDQEVFDLVERAKKISKLTSGAFDISYASMDKIWKFDGSMKEMPSPEAIKKSVERVGFEHIILNSKDTTIFLKNKGMKLGLGGIGQGYIADKIKALLQEKGCSSGLVNVSGDINTWGKQPNGQFWTVGIINPLNKNKVFATFPLDDSAVETSGSYEKYVSFNGKRYSHIIDPRTGYPATGIISVSVFAKQTELADALATGIFVLGIEVGLDLINQLNGIECIIVDEKGTIHVSKNIDIKKYQ; the protein is encoded by the coding sequence ATGAGAATAGTATCACTTTTTTTATTTGTTTTAATAACAAGTAGTTCATTTGCACAACAAATTTTTAAGAAAAAGCAAAGTTTGTTGGGTAGTCCATTTGAAATTACAGTTGTTGCCGTAGATTCAATTCAGGGAAATCAGTTCGCGGATTTGGCTATAGCCGAAGTAAAACGTATTGAAAACTTAATTTCCGATTGGATTCCAACGACTCAAATTTCAAAAGTAAATCAAAATGCTGGAATTGCTCCTGTGAAAGTTGATCAAGAGGTATTTGATTTGGTTGAAAGAGCTAAGAAAATTTCAAAATTAACTTCGGGTGCTTTTGATATCAGCTATGCTTCTATGGATAAAATATGGAAATTTGATGGTAGCATGAAAGAAATGCCCTCTCCAGAAGCAATCAAAAAATCGGTTGAAAGGGTAGGGTTTGAACATATAATCTTAAATTCAAAAGACACTACTATTTTCTTGAAAAACAAAGGAATGAAACTGGGATTAGGAGGAATAGGACAAGGTTATATAGCAGATAAAATTAAAGCTTTATTACAAGAAAAAGGATGCTCTTCGGGATTAGTAAATGTTTCAGGAGACATCAATACTTGGGGAAAACAACCAAACGGACAATTTTGGACTGTTGGAATTATTAATCCATTAAATAAAAATAAAGTATTTGCAACATTTCCACTCGATGACAGTGCAGTTGAAACTTCTGGAAGTTATGAAAAATATGTTTCATTTAATGGAAAACGATATTCTCATATAATTGACCCAAGAACAGGTTATCCAGCAACTGGAATTATTAGTGTTTCCGTTTTTGCAAAGCAAACGGAATTAGCAGATGCTTTAGCTACTGGAATATTTGTTTTAGGAATAGAGGTAGGCTTAGATTTAATCAATCAATTGAACGGAATAGAATGCATTATTGTTGATGAAAAAGGAACAATACATGTGTCCAAAAATATAGATATAAAGAAATACCAATAA
- a CDS encoding cytochrome-c peroxidase, with translation MKNQLVKLCMIVLILSSCSNNSDENYEEIATYPFVEAEFGSSVDLENLANYANQATPSYITKNNSQGNAITDKGATLGRVLFYDKNLSSNNSISCASCHKQEFAFSDSTVASTGVNGTTGRHSMRLINTKFASETKFFWDERALNLETQTTMPIKDHGEMGFSGENGDENFEALLTKLSAIGYYKELFKFVYGTEEITEAKIQNALAQFIRSIQSFDSKYDAGRALAANDGQPFTNFTTQENQGKNLFLSPPTFNATGVRTSGGLGCAGCHRAPEFDIDPNSLNNGIIGKISGTGIDITNTRAPSLRDLVKVDGTPNGPMMHTGVISDLQTAIGHYGTINLAPGNTNLDPRLKPNGFGQQLNLTATEVNAVIAFLRTLSGSDVYTNSKWSNPFN, from the coding sequence ATGAAAAACCAACTAGTAAAACTTTGCATGATTGTTTTAATACTGTCTTCATGTAGTAACAATTCAGATGAGAATTATGAAGAAATTGCAACCTATCCTTTTGTGGAAGCTGAATTTGGTTCATCTGTTGATTTAGAAAATTTAGCAAATTATGCCAATCAAGCAACTCCGTCCTATATCACTAAAAACAATTCACAAGGAAATGCAATTACAGACAAAGGTGCAACACTTGGTAGAGTTCTATTTTACGATAAAAACTTATCTTCAAATAATAGCATTTCATGTGCAAGTTGTCATAAACAAGAATTTGCATTTAGCGATAGTACTGTTGCCAGTACAGGAGTAAATGGAACAACAGGAAGACATTCAATGCGATTAATTAATACAAAATTTGCATCAGAAACCAAATTTTTTTGGGATGAACGAGCTTTAAATTTAGAAACACAAACAACAATGCCTATAAAAGACCATGGAGAAATGGGATTTAGTGGCGAAAATGGTGATGAAAATTTTGAGGCATTACTTACAAAATTGAGTGCAATAGGCTATTATAAAGAACTTTTTAAATTTGTTTATGGAACAGAAGAAATTACAGAAGCTAAAATTCAGAATGCATTAGCACAGTTTATTAGAAGTATTCAATCTTTTGATTCAAAATATGATGCTGGTAGAGCATTAGCTGCAAATGATGGTCAACCATTTACAAATTTTACAACTCAAGAAAATCAAGGAAAAAATTTATTTTTATCACCTCCAACTTTTAATGCTACTGGAGTTAGAACTTCTGGTGGATTAGGTTGTGCAGGTTGTCATAGAGCTCCAGAATTTGACATTGATCCAAATTCATTGAATAACGGAATTATTGGAAAAATATCAGGTACAGGAATTGATATTACAAATACAAGAGCGCCATCACTTCGTGATTTAGTAAAAGTAGATGGAACTCCAAACGGACCAATGATGCATACAGGTGTGATATCTGATTTGCAAACCGCCATTGGACATTATGGCACAATAAATTTAGCCCCTGGAAACACTAATTTAGACCCAAGATTAAAACCAAATGGTTTTGGTCAACAATTAAATTTAACAGCAACCGAAGTAAATGCTGTCATAGCTTTTTTGAGAACGTTATCAGGTTCAGATGTTTATACAAATTCAAAATGGTCAAATCCATTTAATTAA
- the fabG gene encoding 3-oxoacyl-[acyl-carrier-protein] reductase gives MKLLEGKVAIITGASRGIGSGIAKVFAQQGANVAFTYSSSAESAMALENELNALGIKAKGYQSNAADFNDAHKLVDDVIAEFGTIDILINNAGITKDNLLMRMSEEDFDKVIEINLKSVFNMTKAVQKIMLKNRKGSIVNMSSVVGVKGNAGQANYAASKAGMIGFTKSIALELGSRNIRCNAIAPGFIETEMTAKLNEDVVKGWRDAIPLKRGGSPEDVANVCVFLGSEMSAYVTGQVINVDGGMLT, from the coding sequence ATGAAATTATTAGAAGGAAAAGTTGCCATAATTACTGGTGCAAGCCGTGGAATTGGTAGCGGTATAGCAAAAGTTTTTGCACAACAAGGAGCAAATGTAGCATTTACATATAGTTCATCTGCTGAATCTGCAATGGCTTTAGAAAATGAATTAAACGCTTTGGGTATAAAAGCAAAAGGATATCAATCGAATGCTGCAGATTTTAATGATGCACATAAATTAGTAGATGATGTAATTGCAGAATTTGGTACAATAGATATTTTAATTAATAATGCCGGAATCACAAAAGATAATTTATTAATGCGAATGTCAGAAGAGGATTTTGATAAAGTAATTGAAATCAATCTGAAATCAGTTTTCAATATGACAAAAGCAGTGCAAAAAATTATGTTGAAAAACCGCAAAGGTTCTATTGTAAACATGAGTAGTGTAGTAGGTGTTAAAGGAAATGCTGGACAAGCAAATTATGCAGCTTCTAAAGCAGGTATGATTGGTTTTACAAAATCTATTGCGTTAGAATTAGGCTCAAGAAATATTCGTTGTAATGCGATTGCGCCAGGTTTTATCGAAACTGAAATGACTGCAAAATTAAATGAAGATGTGGTTAAAGGTTGGAGAGACGCTATTCCATTAAAAAGAGGTGGTTCGCCAGAAGATGTTGCAAATGTTTGTGTTTTCTTAGGCTCTGAAATGAGTGCTTATGTAACAGGACAAGTTATTAATGTTGACGGAGGAATGCTAACTTAG
- a CDS encoding DUF4266 domain-containing protein, giving the protein MKNKILALIVVFSAISCNSVKEYDKQYINDPEMKLSARSAERYETTFQVYREAASGANGGKTGGGCGCN; this is encoded by the coding sequence ATGAAAAATAAAATTTTGGCTTTAATAGTAGTTTTTTCAGCTATTTCATGCAATTCAGTAAAAGAATACGACAAACAATATATAAATGATCCAGAAATGAAACTTTCTGCAAGAAGTGCTGAGCGTTATGAAACTACTTTTCAAGTGTATCGTGAAGCTGCCTCTGGAGCAAATGGAGGAAAAACAGGTGGTGGTTGTGGTTGCAATTAA